The proteins below come from a single Miscanthus floridulus cultivar M001 chromosome 1, ASM1932011v1, whole genome shotgun sequence genomic window:
- the LOC136495911 gene encoding nicotianamine synthase 2-like, whose protein sequence is MDAQNVEVAALVQKIAALHADIAKLPSLSPSPVVDALFTNLVMACVPPSPVDVTKLGPDAQRMREELIRLCSDAEGHLEAHYADMLAAFDNPLDHLGRFPYFSNYINLSKLEYDLLIRYVPGLAPSRIAFVGSGPLPFSSLVLAARHLPNALFDNYDRCAAANDRARKLVRADEGLRKRMSFHTADVANLTVELRKYDVVFLAALVGMAAEDKAKVVAHLGRHMADGAALVVRSAHGARGFLYPIVDPEDIRRGGFDVLAVYHPDDEVINSVIIARKIDAHAKGLQNGHAHARGAVPIVSPPCKCCKMEANALQKREEMATTELSI, encoded by the coding sequence ATGGATGCCCAGAACGTGGAGGTTGCTGCCCTGGTGCAGAAGATCGCGGCCCTCCACGCCGACATCGCCAAGCTGCCGTCGCTGAGCCCGTCCCCCGTCGTCGACGCGCTGTTCACCAACCTCGTCATGGCCTGCGTCCCGCCGAGCCCCGTCGACGTGACCAAGCTCGGCCCGGACGCGCAGAGGATGCGAGAGGAACTCATCCGCCTCTGCTCCGACGCCGAGGGCCACCTTGAGGCGCACTACGCCGACATGCTCGCCGCCTTCGACAACCCGCTCGACCACCTCGGCCGCTTCCCTTACTTCAGCAACTACATCAACCTGAGCAAGCTCGAGTACGACCTCCTGATCCGCTATGTCCCGGGCCTGGCGCCTTCCCGCATCGCCTTCGTCGGGTCAGGCCCCCTGCCGTTCAGCTCACTCGTGCTCGCCGCCCGCCACCTGCCGAACGCGCTGTTCGACAACTACGACCGGTGCGCCGCCGCCAATGACCGTGCCCGGAAGCTGGTCCGCGCGGACGAGGGCCTGCGCAAGCGAATGTCCTTCCACACCGCCGACGTCGCCAACCTCACGGTCGAGCTCCGCAAGTACGACGTGGTCTTCCTGGCGGCGCTCGTCGGCATGGCGGCCGAGGACAAGGCCAAGGTGGTCGCGCACCTTGGCAGGCACATGGCGGACGGAGCGGCTCTCGTCGTGCGGAGCGCTCACGGGGCTCGCGGGTTCCTGTACCCGATCGTCGATCCGGAGGACATCCGGCGCGGCGGGTTCGACGTGCTTGCAGTGTACCACCCGGACGACGAGGTCATCAACTCCGTCATCATCGCGCGTAAGATCGACGCCCACGCGAAGGGACTTCAGAATGGGCACGCGCATGCGCGCGGCGCGGTGCCGATAGTGAGCCCGCCGTGCAAGTGCTGTAAGATGGAGGCGAACGCGCTCCAGAAGAGGGAGGAGATGGCGACGACGGAGCTGTCCATCTGA